Proteins found in one Candidatus Aenigmatarchaeota archaeon genomic segment:
- the tmk gene encoding dTMP kinase, protein MTFIVIEGIDGCGGETQTKLLKKYFKKNKIPHKIFRSPDYTTTIGKAIKSYLDGKLKLDVYSAFTLFASDTLLTSKKIEKERNKKVVIMDRYVTSTLPYQCARGLDFNKGLDIIEKLEYQKPDLIIYIDIKPETSIKRKKKEKNNLDYHERNLNYLKKVRNFYFKEIENKVLSKWVVIDGEESIENVNRKIIEFINSIRS, encoded by the coding sequence ATGACATTTATAGTTATTGAGGGGATTGATGGTTGTGGAGGCGAGACCCAAACAAAATTACTAAAAAAATATTTCAAAAAAAATAAAATTCCACATAAAATATTCAGGTCGCCCGATTATACAACAACTATTGGAAAAGCTATAAAGAGTTATCTGGATGGAAAATTAAAATTAGATGTGTACTCCGCTTTTACATTATTCGCATCAGATACTTTGCTAACTTCTAAAAAAATAGAAAAGGAAAGAAATAAGAAGGTCGTTATAATGGATAGATATGTAACTTCAACATTACCTTATCAATGTGCAAGAGGTTTGGATTTTAATAAAGGTTTGGATATAATAGAAAAACTTGAATATCAAAAACCTGATCTTATAATATACATTGATATAAAACCTGAGACTAGTATAAAGAGAAAGAAAAAAGAGAAGAATAATCTTGATTATCATGAAAGAAATTTGAATTATTTGAAAAAAGTAAGGAACTTTTATTTCAAGGAAATAGAAAATAAAGTTCTCTCAAAATGGGTTGTTATTGATGGGGAAGAAAGTATAGAAAATGTAAATAGAAAAATCATAGAATTTATAAATTCAATTAGAAGTTGA
- a CDS encoding AAA family ATPase produces the protein MKMIISGVKGSGKSTTIKYILEKKPDIKVIRVGDYFEKIFKEMGLKRDEGDKKIKREDYVKFHKRVFQEIGKECKKNKDVIIDTNLFFTKPEGYYPGLPMFALQELDVDMIVVLEFNPKFILERRQKDVKEIGRERSAAMDIEGIEKEQDVQRMYAFACSEILSAAVKILRRDKKEKYDFEHAQENAKELLELFG, from the coding sequence ATGAAAATGATTATTTCTGGTGTTAAAGGTTCGGGTAAGTCAACGACTATAAAATACATTTTGGAAAAGAAGCCAGACATCAAGGTGATAAGGGTAGGTGATTATTTTGAGAAAATATTCAAGGAAATGGGACTAAAGAGAGACGAAGGAGATAAAAAAATCAAGAGGGAAGATTATGTCAAATTCCATAAGAGAGTTTTTCAGGAAATTGGAAAAGAATGTAAAAAAAATAAGGATGTGATAATAGACACAAACCTATTTTTCACCAAACCAGAGGGCTACTATCCAGGTTTGCCCATGTTTGCTCTTCAGGAACTTGATGTTGATATGATAGTTGTTCTTGAGTTTAATCCAAAATTTATACTTGAAAGAAGACAGAAAGATGTCAAAGAAATAGGAAGAGAGAGGAGTGCGGCAATGGATATAGAGGGCATAGAAAAAGAGCAGGATGTGCAGAGGATGTATGCATTTGCTTGCTCTGAAATACTCTCGGCAGCTGTAAAAATATTAAGAAGAGACAAAAAGGAGAAATATGATTTTGAGCATGCTCAAGAAAATGCAAAAGAATTGTTAGAACTATTTGGTTAA
- a CDS encoding PH domain-containing protein, whose translation MSFPIFYILLSIEYDIMSSKYFIKEDSIEGEFGIIIKRRVIIPWKLVSQVSMRKNILGRIFDYGDILISTIGNDTSGMIIRGLKHPEKILNEIEERVGGSKIIF comes from the coding sequence ATGTCTTTTCCAATTTTTTACATTCTACTCTCAATCGAGTATGATATAATGAGTAGTAAATATTTTATAAAAGAGGATAGCATAGAAGGAGAGTTTGGAATAATAATAAAAAGAAGAGTCATAATCCCCTGGAAACTAGTCTCCCAAGTTTCAATGAGAAAAAATATACTCGGAAGGATATTTGATTATGGAGATATTCTAATTTCAACTATTGGAAATGATACTTCAGGCATGATTATTAGAGGTTTGAAGCATCCGGAAAAAATTCTAAATGAAATTGAAGAAAGAGTTGGTGGCAGTAAAATCATATTCTAA